ATGGTGGGCTACCTGCTCACATGCTCAATTTTTTTGTGAGCAGGTTCATTTtgtaaccattggagttgctctaaacAGGTAGATGTGCCATGTGGTGCTCCTTTTCATAGGTATTAGTATGTGGTCCGGGCGATGCGTCGGTTGCTatattgaataattaaaattttagacTTTTtttgagctcaatatttgaccaaaatacttgtAAAAAACATTCATTAAGTTCGTCAACTACAAAGACACgatacgtcatttatcatggcaagtaatttttcaatcatatcatcttacaatttgttaatttattttctcgtggaactaagtgcgtctaattaataacaccaaattagatatatatgcaGTTATGTAAGGCAATCgtatagttgatgcttataagacttatgacatcatgtttcttcatgattgtcataatgctttaattattatttttcccaAAATAGTCCGTAGGAATTAAAAtgtcacataaaaatttagttgttcTAGACTTCgtgttaacatttatttataaatcaaTGTGAAGAAATAAATCACAATTGATGGTTGGTTAAAATGGTAACGAGACTATGAGAGTTATCACCCCTCCTTTAAGGTTTGGTGTTCGATGATGTAACGTAATGAGAAGAGTACTACGTGGCACATAAATATTTTTCataacgccttttaatatattagtatagattatttCATTTCATTCACGTTCATTTAAAAGATAAGAGACACGATAGCAAACAAACCATGATaacttaaagaaaaataaaaacaaagaaaaatacaattaaattaaattgagaTTAAATGTTAAAGATCTGACTAAATATAGACATGTTAAGAAAATGTTtatgaaaatttgttaatttatgcggatatatttaatattttttaccctgattaatgaaaatataatacgcgttttaaaatctcttacCCGTTGGGTCGGTTCGAACCCGAATGTATTGAGTCTTGAtttcttgaacaagcatttgtaaatcCGAACCCGAAAAAGACCGACCCAAATTAACGTGAATCTGAAAGTAATTTTCATAACCCGACTGACCCATTAAACAGGTGGACTCCTAGTCTAAGCTTCCAAAACTAATGCAACCAAGCGTTCACATTTTGGAGCTTTGGATTTAAACATCTCACAAGTACAATATACTGAACGTGCCTAACAAATTAACATATTGCAATACTCATCCATCTCAATAGTCCATATCTCAGTAGCAAATCAACATCTAGATGGCCCATGTTTTCATTATCTTGTTTGCATAAGACATAAGTTGGATCATGGACCTCATGGTGTATGCCCATACTTACTAAGAAGGCCCATAtactattttttaataaaaatgaattttatatgaataactaattaactatagactttttattttctatggctGATATAATCATAAATAGGGGTAGAGAGATTTGAatctgagacctattgtacataTGTCTTGAATCTTAACTACTAAGCCATAACCTCATTGATATAGAATTATAGATGTATGTATATTACAtagtaatacggagtatatcacATACTCAAACATCCTCTAAAATTCGCTAGTTAAATCGGGTAAATAAAATGTTATCTCAACGAAGCTATAGTTTAAGTTCTTTTGATGACAATCAATACGAAGAAATTATCTAATGGTTTAGGACTTCTTTGCAACTTGTATACCTAATTTACCCAATTTACCTAATCTGTTAGGGGTAGGGGGAAAAGGATACAACATAGCCTTGTGCGCATCTATACGTAAACGTAGTATTTTAAAAAGTGAAACCACACGTGATTTGATGACAAGTGTCATGCCTTCTTCCCTCTATCAATTTGGTTTTCTTTTTTcaagttttttattttgttgtttgttatattTCACAACTCCAATTGCCCTTTTCATTTCATCTTTCTcatacaacatcaattcactaatctattcattcaacatcttCCACTACATCTCTCatttaacactcaatattaattcacTATTTAATCCATGTAATCTTTCAACCTTCaaattctatttctatttaaatcatatattctcaataaaattagaatttGAAAAGACAACTACTTAATCACTGCATACTGGCCCGTTCGTTGAATGGGTTTAACAACTAGTTAATGCTAAGAATTGAACTTGGGCAAATTTTACTAGAGTTAGCTTATAAACTCTCTTTCTTTGTCTATCAACGTGCGGCACCTTGCTACTAATGGTTTACGATGGCTGCTTTGGTATGTGTGTAGCACCTTTATATAGATAAAGCTCGATATATAAGCTACGTTATGATTAGAATTGACTCGAATGTTAATCTGCATAACTAGACTTATTAACCTGAAATAAGTTTTGATGAGtaggattaaaaaaaaaaactccgtACATTAGGAAACCATCCAAATTTTTTTATgtcaaaatcaaactaaaattcTGTCTTTCTTAACTTTTGGGCCCACGTGTAACAAACTTGTTGATGAACTGATTTATTTCTTTATCTATGTAATGTTCACATAGACTGCATGTATATGTGCACCTTTTTTGTgcttatattttataattaaaatatatttaggaGTTTATTTCCAAACTAGCATACTACAAAATATCTATAGGATTTGATCATTTGACATGATTACATTCCTAAAAAATATGTAGAGTTAATTACCAAGTACTCCGTATCAAGGAGTAATATTATCTAAGTAGGAGCCATTCTAATTCAATCCCTTTAATATGTCGAAACCAGCCTGTAAAGAAAAGCTTAGGAATCTGTTCAATTTGTTGAAACCAGTTTCTGTTATGTTGTTGGTTCAAGTTGGAATAGCGGGAGCCGATATACTTTCAAAGCTCGCTTTATACGATGGAATGAACTCTCAGGTTATGGTGGCTTATCGTTTTCTCTTTGCAGCCGGCTTCACCATTCCTTTCGCACTATTCATGGATAGGTTTGTTATTTCATACTCCCTTCTTTCTTTAGTTGTGACGTTACTGTGTTCACATTTCTCACATAATTTTAATCACCAGTATCTTTAATCACGGaatatataaaaataacgaTGTTTtatatgactatatttttttaattataaattattaaatataTAGTCAATTTCcgtcaataaaaaataaaaatatatagttaagTTAGAGTAACTAAATATTTCAAATAATCCAAggattaaaacattaaaaaaaaaaggaaaaagtaaATTATTTCCCCCTATCTTTTACATCTGTTTTTATCCTTTTCAAACTCAATTTCTGGAATTAAACTCAAATTTGGCCATTTGGGGACTTCCTTATTGAAATTTTTGCTCTTTAGAGGCTTGTCTATTTTTCTTTCACTGTTTTTTTAAGGTTCTTGTAAAAAGTTACATTTAAGGTGATTTGTACCAAATTTTTTTAATCAAGTACATTCGTTTCTACAAAATAAAGACGATTTCAGGTTTGGTTTAATACGTGACAATGTGGTTTCAGGAATATTTCACCCAAACCAAAGTTAACATGGACGGTGATTGGCCAAGCATTTCTTTGTGGACTCCTTGGGTTAGTTAATTTTGGccctttactaaaattaaaatagaCATTTCAGAACTTTTTTAACCAATTTGTGCCTGCGTTACATGAAGTTTTTCCATATTCATATACGGGGTCTCTAAAATACTCATGTTATCATTactatgattaattttatatcaTAGAAAATTATGAAATTTGATATCATGAAAATTCACATTGACATGAATTTAACAAAATCCTACAACATGATGATATTTTTGCTTATATgtctactccgtatatattacTAAAAACTAACAAAGTTTTTAAAAATTTGACCATATGATCGAGTAGCAAGGGGGGAGAATTCTAGGGAATAGAAATAGTacggatttttaaatattaagaaaaagaatcatATATAAGGGTGTGTTTCATTAACGTGATTTTCGCTGGTTTAAATTTAATTACTAACGACaacaatttgatattttttttagataattctaataaatacatcaaaattaattagaatcaaGTTACGGACTTTTTTAAAGCATGatccacaataaatttaatatggGCCAAATCCATTTAAAAATTAGTACATGTCATTGATCTCATTATTTTTCCGGCGATTCTCCTTTGCATTGGTTTCTTTGGCTAATGTATTGTCTTACATCTTATCCCCCGGTGTTTCCCCATCTATGAACTCGAACCATATGTTCCAAATAAATGGTACTCATAttgtacatattttttttttgagggaatatTGTAAGACATAAATTTGAACTCATCTAATATGTACAATATTACAAAATTTAAGTGTCACCGGTATTACACTAAGTGTGAGGGTTAATTTATATGTTGTTGCAGAGGATCGTTGTTGCTAACCCTCTTAATGGAGAGCCTGGTTTTAACAACCGTGACCTTCGTAGCTGCCATGTCAAATCTTCTTCCACCTATTACCTTCATACTTGCCGTTTGTTTCAGGTTCTTGTCTTTCCATAATTCTCTATATATATGCTTTCAGAATGGTGTCATCTTTCCTTAAAGATGCATTAGTTACTGTTTATTTAGAACTAGTTACATGTACGTGTGTTGCACGTGGTCGTTTTTTTTAAGtgtaactagtttttgggctcgGGCGATACCccgggttactacattaatgacattcacatttacttatattttctttttgcaatgataacataaacacatgtaatagcttagtggtatagatagatagatagatagatagtaTTTGTTCGCATCCTTTATAAGTTTAGATGTAAAAAAACATTGTGTTACACGTGGTCCTTTTTTGTAAGTGTAATTGTATTTGTTCACATTTTTTATAAGAGCAAGATTAAGGGAGTCTAGTTTTAAGATTTTTCTcacatgccatgtcatcatttcACTAATATTTAATCATTATATTAGTGTTAAGACTcattaaaattcaatcaaatttagCTTTTCAccccttgaatttatttaattaagacTTATAAAGTTATGTAATATAttatgttattattttattgatacAATATAATAATTAGAGGCTAATTATGCCTTATTTTTTCTATAACTTATTTGATTGTTCTTTAGGTTAGAGAGCGTCTCTTTAAAAAAACTACCTGCGATAGCAAAGGTTCTAGGAAGCTTGTTAGGGATGGCGGGTGCAATGCTAATGACATTTTATAAAGGGGTTCAGATCAAGCTATGGACAACAAATATTCACCTACCTAACGTACCGTCCGGTGCATCATCACATAAGCACGACGGGCTAAATCTCGTATGGGGAACGTTGTTAGCTCTAGGTTCATGCTTATCATTTGCAGCTTGGTTAATTGTCCAGGTACTTTTTTTTGTATCTTTACCTTAATTAAGTACGCGGTACGTAATCATGGACAAATTGTCCTTAAACTAATACCCTAAACGTACTATTCCGTAATACATAATTAATTACACAACCAAGTGTTTCCTTAAATTTTTTCAATATATCAAAATTTTACAAAAATGCATGTAAAGAAATACTTCATAAATTGTCAAATGTGTTGGTCAAACTGTTGTGGTACGTGTTAAGAAGTTgaagaaaatcaaatatttcCTCCGATCCGTTCCTAAAATATTGCATTATGGTTGACTTTACCCTTTCCAACACATacttttgactcttaatatctcgaattatgtatatataaaaattataaaaaatatatatttagaaaatatatatcgacacgaatctaacaagatctcacgtgATCGACTACAATTTGTCTTAGATaggaatcacaaaaaatgaacAAAAGTCTAGTGTCAATAATGTAAAAAACAAGATGTTGCGATATTTATGAAACGGAAGAAGTAATTATTTGACATTTGGGTGGTTGGTGATAGGTGAAGCTGAGTAACAATTACCCTAGTCCTTATGCAACCACAGCCTTGATGAGTCTGATGGGTTGTGTCCAAGCTGTTGTATTTGCGTTATGTGTAGAGCACGACTGGCAGGAATGGAAACTAGGTTGGGACATCCGCCTTCTCGCCGTTGCCTTTTCTGTAAGTAAATTACTACTCCTTTTGTACAATTGTACTAACCATAACTTTCAATATATGTGCGAAACCTTTTTTTATGGGTTCCAAATTTCCAATATATGTGCAAAACCTGATAACTGAGTATTGTACATTTGTACCCATAAGTTCCAATATATGTGCAATACCTTTTTTTTCCCCAacattttcttgtttttttaatGTCAAGTTATACTTATTATACGAAGTACTCTCTAGTCTCTGCATTATTTAATGTTCTTCCCGGTTAGAATAAGGAGGAGATTAAAAAACTGGAATCTTTATATAAGTTGGTGTAAGAGAGTGTACTTTTTGGAATgaatgaaagagagagaaaataataaaaatagaagaAGAATAAGGAAATAGAGATACTTTattaaaataacataaaatctAATTACATGGGAGAATAAACATGAGGTAGGGTAGAATATGGAGAGATTCCTAGGGTTTTTTAGGGATTATCAATGGAAATGAAGGTATTTTGGTAAAAAAagatggccaaaaatagtaaaaatTTCAactgggaagaacaaaaaggaacgCCAAACCGGGAAATAGGAAATACATTTacgaacggagggagtactatgtaGTATCACTATGAGCTGAGTCTAGGAATGACAACTGGTCCAGGACCCTAAAACTTGTTAAACACTTGAAATATACCCTAAAATTAGGGCATGATCGGGTCTTAATTTTTTAGACCCTATAAGGATAAGGATAGGATATGGATGTATGAGATATTGGGTAGGGTAGGTCCCATTTTTTCGGAATCATATCTTGCCCAGAA
This Spinacia oleracea cultivar Varoflay chromosome 6, BTI_SOV_V1, whole genome shotgun sequence DNA region includes the following protein-coding sequences:
- the LOC110801584 gene encoding WAT1-related protein At1g68170 produces the protein MSKPACKEKLRNLFNLLKPVSVMLLVQVGIAGADILSKLALYDGMNSQVMVAYRFLFAAGFTIPFALFMDRNISPKPKLTWTVIGQAFLCGLLGGSLLLTLLMESLVLTTVTFVAAMSNLLPPITFILAVCFRLESVSLKKLPAIAKVLGSLLGMAGAMLMTFYKGVQIKLWTTNIHLPNVPSGASSHKHDGLNLVWGTLLALGSCLSFAAWLIVQVKLSNNYPSPYATTALMSLMGCVQAVVFALCVEHDWQEWKLGWDIRLLAVAFSGIFGSGVLVALTTWCNNVKGPLFVSIFSPVTLVVAALVGSLMLNDKLYLGSVLGAIVIVLGLYAVIWGKSKEEDPKTGDRVVSTE